The Methanocaldococcus infernus ME region ATTTGTTATTGGAGAGGCTGTTACAGTTAAAGCTGATGATGAAGACTGGGGGACGGTGGTTAAAGCTATTGATTATGCCAGAGGAAAGATAATAGTTGCTGAGATCTCTGGAGAAGAGAGAGCTGTCTGGGGTGGCTTAGCTTCCCTAAATGCTAAAATTTTTGGGGTTAAGGGAGTTGTAATTTATGGTTATGTTAGGGATGTTGAAGACATTATAAGATTAAAATTTCCTGTCTTTGCCAAGGGAATTTTACCAAATGCTGGAAAGCCAATAGGAAGGGGTAAGATAAATGAGCCTATAAAGTTAGATGATATAGAGATAAAGCCAGGGGATTACATAGTTATGGATAAGAATGGAGTAGCCTATATAAAGAGGGAAGAGCTGGAGAATATAAAGGAGAGGGTAAAGAAAATTAAAGAGAAGGAAAAGAATATAAGGGAGAAAATACTTAGAGGAAAAAGTTTAGCTGAAATTTTAAACTTGTAGAGGGGTAGAGAAGTGAATATAAAAAAGATATTAAAGTATGTTGAAAATGGTAGTGCCATTAGATACATAGTTAGAGGATTAATTGATGGCTCTCTCTCAACCCTTGGGGTAGTGATTGGAGCAAGTGGCTCAGCTGATCCAACCATTATAATCTCAGCTGGCTTAGGTGGAGGCTTAGCCAATGGTCTCTCCAATATCTTAGGAGCCTTTACAGCTGAAAAAGCTTCTTTAGAGAGAGATAGGATAAACATGGAAAAGAAACTTTTAAAGAAATCTGGCTACTTGAAAAATTCTATTATTTATAAAAGAGCTATCAGAGAAACTATGATCTGTGGAGTTGTTGATGGAGTCTCTACAACCTTAGGCTCAGCTCTTCCAGTAATTCCTTTCTTTTTCTTTGATGTCCATACAGCTCTATACATGGCTATAGGGATAACAATTATTATATTATTTATCTTAGGAGCCTTCATAGGAGTGATATCAAGAGCTAATATAGTTACTTCAGGTATTAAAATGGTTATTGGAGCTCTATTAGTTTCAATTTTATGCTTTGCCATAGAGAAGATATTATGAAAGCTACTGAGCTATTAAAGAAGTTAAAAGAGGAGGCTAAGAACTTTAGCATCTATGACATAGCTAAGGTTAGAGCCTTCTTAGAGAGGGATGCCAAATATCTACCAAAAAACTATAGAGAGAAGTATGTAAATAAGATGTTAGAACATTTTTTAAAAAGCTTAAAAGAGGTTAAGGAATATAAGTTAAAGGAAGACTATGAAATAGATGAGAAAAAGCTTAAAGCTCTCTTAGATAGGATTGAGAATAGTGGCTATGATGAAACCTTTATAAGACTCTCAAAAATAGTCTGTCCCTTCTTAGTATTTATAGCTAAAAAACCAATTCATCCCTTAGATTTAGAATTCCCAGGAGGTCTAAAAATTATTAAAAAAGGAGATAAATATTATTGTCCAGTTAAGGAGAAGCAGAAGAATCAGTTCTCACTCTGCCCCTTCTGTATTTGCCAACCTCTCTAAGTATTTTATAGCCTCTTCCTTACTAACTTCTACCCAAAGCCCAGACATCTCAATAAAAATTTTTCTATTTTCAGGAAGAGATTTTATAAATTCTAAGGTCTCTTTAATCTTTCTTCTCCTCTCCTCCTTCATTTTCCTCCTCTTCCTTCTCCTCTTTCTCCTTGCTAATTAACTCTTCTATTTTAGCATAAAGCTCAGCTATAGCTTGCTCTAAAACTAATCTAAAGGCTAATAACTTTTGGATTTCATTCTCTATATACTTTAGAGCCTCTTCATATTCAAGCTCAGCAGAGATATTTTGCCCTATGGAAACTACAACCTTATCCATCTTCTCCAACTTCATCTCAACTTGAGCTATTGATCCTACTGGAACTAAGACAACCTTACCCTCTCCAAGTTCTTTTAAGCTTTTTAATGTAGCTAAAGACTGTCTTAATGTAGCTACTAAAGAATCTAATCTTGTTATCTCAGCCCTTAACCCCTCTATTTGGGAAACATATGCTCTTATTGTGTCCATCTGTTCTCACCTCATGTTATTTTCTTCTTATTTTATTTGTTACTTTGAAGTTCTATATAAACCTTTTTATTTTATTATTTTAAATATAAAAATAAATTTTGAGTAAAATTTTTATAAAACCTTTGCAATTAAATATCTTGCCTATTTTGAGTGGGCTGGTAGCTCAGCCTGGGAGAGCGCCGCATTGGCTGTGCGGAGGCCGCGGGTTCAAATCCCGCCCAGTCCACCATTTTTTTCCTCATAATTTTTTCTTTAAGTTTTAATTTTATTTACCTAATAATCTATAGATTTAAATTAATAAATAACAGGGTTTAAATTCTTTCTGAGCCATATTATAATTTTGTGAAACTATGGTTAGCTTGGAAAGAAAAAAGGAGATTTGTTGGGAGGTTAATAGATATAAAGCCTTAGGAATAACAAAGAGCTGTTTAAATAACTCTTATATAATCAAAGATAAAGAGAAGATTATCTTTGACCCTATAGCTGTTAAAGATGAGAAAGCTGATTACATTGTTATTACAAACTTTTTAGAGCTTGAGCATATAAAATTAAGTAAAGAAAATAAATATATTGTTACAAAGTTTGGGAAAGAAGTTATTGAAAATTTTGGAGAATATGATTACTTAGTTATAGGCTATGGTGATGAATTTAACATAGGGGAAACTAACTTAAAATTTTACTGCACTGACTTTTATATAACCTCTTACTGGTTAGAGAAAGATATTCTACTTTCAGGAGAGCTCTTTAGCCAATATGAAGTTATTGGAAGCTCTGATACTAAGGAAGATTTTAGGAAGTTGATGGAAGAGTTGAAAGAGCATTATGCCAATATTTTACTTCCTCATAGGGAAGATATCTTAAAACTATTGGAAGATTTTAAAAACTTGGAAATTAAGAAAATTTTGCCTTCTCATGGAGTTTGTTGGGAGAAATATATAGAGAATGTTTTCTTTGAATATAAATTTTGGAGCTTAGGAAATTATAGGGAGAGGGCTGTTATTGTCTTCATCTCCCTATATCAGGCTACTGAACTTATAGCCAAGGCTCTTAAAGAAGGGTTAGAAGAAGAGGTTGAGGTCAGAGTTCATAGGTTAAACTTCTCTAAGGTAACTGAGGTTATGAGAGATCTGTTAGATGCTAAATATTTATTGGTGGGATCTCCAACAATTAATAATGATATTCACCCAAAGGTTAAGTTTTTCTTGGATTATATGAAAAAGTTAAATCCAAGTAGTAATAAAATAGCTGTTCCCTTTGGCTCTTATGGATTTGAGAGTGCTCATTATAGGTTAATTGACTTACTAAGTGAACTTGAATTTAAGGTAGTTTATGATGACATCTTATTCACTAAATTTATCCCTGATAAAAGTAGGTTGGAAAAGATTAAGGAGTTTGCTAAGAAACTTTTAACTCTTGATCCTTAAAAGGGTGATCCTCTATTTATTTACCAACCCTCTTATCCTTTAAAAATAAAAAAGTAGCTATTTTTGGCTGTGGGAATGTTGGGAAAAGGAGAGCTAAAAAGCTATTAAATGCTGGGGCTGAGGTTCATATCTATTCAAAAGACTTTGATGAGAGATTATTAAACTATGGGAATGTAAAATTTTTTAAGATTGATCTCTCTAAGGTTGGTGAAGAAGAGTTAAAAAATATTATAAAAAATTATGACTTTATAGTAACAGCTGTCAATGAAGAAATAAATAAGAAGATTAGTGAGATAGCCATAAAATTAAATAAATTTGTAAATTCTTCAACTGAAGAGCTTAACTTTATCATTCCAGCCTGTGTAGTTAAAGAGGATATAATTTTTTCCATCTACACAGGAGGGAAAAGCCCCATATTAGCAAGAGAGATTAGGAAGATGGTTGAAAAATATATAGATAAAGGAGAGATAGAATTTATAGGAGCATTTAGAAAATTTTTAAAAGATAAAGTTAAGGATAGTAAAAAAAGGAGAGAAATTTTGGAGAAGCTATTTACCAATGAAAGATTTCAAGAAGAGCTTTTAAGATTGATAGAAAAGTGGGAAGATGATAACAATACTGAAGGCTGATCATAAGAAGTATAGAGTTGATGAGTTAGAAAAGCTAAGAGTAGATGAGGAAGAGTTCTATAAAAACTTTGATAACTCTATTTTACTACAAACTTGTAATAGAGTTGAGATGATCTTTTTTAACCATGATTTAGAAGAAATTAAAAGAAAGGTTAAAAATTTTGACAAATTTGATATTTTAATTGATGATGAAGCTATCATTCACCTATTTAGATTAGCCTCTGGCTTAGAGTCTATGATTGTTGGGGAGTTTCAAATTTTAGGACAGTTGAAGAATAGTTATTTAAAAGCTAAAAACTTGGGAAAAATTAAGAGTAAAGAATTTGAGAAAATTATTTTAAAAGCTATTCATGTAGGACAGAGGGTTAGATTGGAAACAGATATTGGAAAGGGTTCAGTGTCTATAGCCTCTGCTGCTGTTGAGTTGGTTGAGAAACTTACAGGTTTGGAGGGAAAGAATTTATTGCTAATTGGAGCTGGAGAGATGGGGACTTTAGTGGCTAAGGCATTAAAGGAGAAAAAAATTAAGGCTATTATTGTAGCCAATAGAACCTATGAGAAAGCTGAGAGCTTAGCTAAAGAGCTTGGTGGAATAGCTATAAAGTTTGATAAGCTTAAAGAAGCTTTAAAATATGCAGATATTGTTATAAGTGCCACTTCAGCTCCTCATCCTATCTTAACAAAGGAGAGAGTTAGAGATATAGGGGAAACAATTATAATAGATATTGCAAATCCAAGGGATACTACAGATGATATAAGAGAGCTAAGTTATATAAAGCTCTTCACTATAGATGATTTAAGAATTGTGGCTGAGGAAAATTTAAAGAAGAGAGAGAAAGAGATTCCAAAGGTTGAGGAAATTATTAAAGAGGAGTTCAAAGTTTTAAAAGAGAAGTTGGAAGATTTAAAAGTTGAGGAAGAGATTAAAGAGTTCTGTAAAGTTTTGGAAGAGATTAGGGAAAGAGAGGTTAAAAAAGCTATTGATATATTTAAAAATAAAAATATAAGCTTTGAGGAAGTGTTAGAAAACTTTTCTAAGGCTCTATGTAAAAGGGTGATCTGTGAAGTCAAGAGATTTTATAAGAATTAAAAAAGTGTGCCTACCTTTGGAAAACCTTAAAGCTTCATAGAAGCCCAGAAGGGCTACTCAGCCAGGCCGCCTTGTAGGTAGGCTATTCTTAAGGGGACATCATCCTCTAAGTGTCAGTCCCCTTAATATAAAAATTACTTAATTTAGCTATAAAAATTTTACTGGTGATACTCTTGATTGGTTTAGTGGGAAAGCCAAATGTTGGAAAGTCAACATTCTTCAATGCCTTAACAGAGAAAGAGGTTGATATTGGAAACTATCCTTTCACAACCATAGAGCCAAATAAGGGAATAGGGTTTATAACCTCAGAGTGTCCATGTAAGGAGTTAAATTTAAAGTGTAATCCAAGAAATTCTAAGTGTATAGATGGGATAAGATATATTCCTGTTGAAGTGGTTGATGTTGCTGGGCTTGTCCCAGGAGCTTATGAAGGTAGAGGAATGGGAAACAAATTCTTAGATGATTTAAGACAGGCTGATGCTTTTATCTTGGTTGTAGATGCCTCTGGAAGAACAGATAAAGAGGGGAATATTGGAGAAGGGGATCCTGTTGAAGATGTTAAATTCCTCTTGGAAGAGTTAGACATGTGGATCTATAAAATTCTATCAAAAAATTGGGATAAGTTGTTAAGGAGAGCCCAGCAGGAGAAGAATATAGTTAAGTTATTAAAGGATCAGTTGAGTGGCTTAAATATTAGTGAGGAAGATATTAAAATGGCTATAAGAGACTTTGATGAAAGCTTAATGAAGTGGAAAGAAGAGGATTTATTGGAATTAGCTAAAAGGTTAAGGAAGATATCTAAGCCTTTTATTATAGCTGCTAATAAAGCAGATCTTCCAGAGGCTGAGGAAAATATAAAGAGGTTAAAGAGAGAATTTAAAGACTATCTTGTAATTCCAACCTCTGCAGAGATTGAGTTAGCATTAAAAAGAGCTGAGAAGTCTGGGATTATAAAGAGAGTATTTGATAGAGAAAAAGAAGATTTTATTATCTTGGATGAGAGTAAGTTAAGCCCTCAGATGAAGAGAGCTTTAGACTATATAAAGGAGTTCTTAGATAAATATGGAAGTACTGGAGTTCAGAAGTGTTTAAATGAAGCTTACTTTAATTTATTAAACTCTATAGTAGTTTATCCTGTTGAGGATGAAAATAAATTCTCTGATAAGGAAGGGAATGTCTTACCAGATGCTTTCTTAATGAGAAAGGGAGATACAGCAAGAGACTTAGCCTATAAGATACATACTGATTTAGGAGAGAGATTTTTATATGCCATAGATGCAAGGAAAAAGATTAGGTTAGGAGCAGACTATGAGTTGAAGCATAATGATATAATAAAAATTGTTGCTGTAAGATGAAAAGGATGAAGAAGATAATTATTTTCCCTGGCTACTATATTCCTCACATTGGTGGATTGGAAACACATGTAGATGAGTTTGTTAAACACTTATCTAAAGATGAAAATTTTGAAATCTATGTCTTTGCTCCAAATATTCCAGAGGCTGAAGAGTTTGAGATTAGATATAATAAGGTTAAGGTTTATAGATATCCAGCATTTGAAATTATTCCTAACTATCCAGTTCCTAACATCTTTAACCTTAAATTTTGGAAGATGTTTCTTAATCTATATAAAATAGATTTTGATATTGTCATGACAAGAACAAGGTTTTTTTCAAACACCTTACTTGGCTTTATCTTTGCAAAGCTGAGACTAAAGAGGAAGAAGTTAATTCATGTAGAACATGGCAGTGCCTTTGTTAAGGTGGAGAACAAGTTGGTTAATAAGATAGCTTATCTATATGATATGGTTATAGGAAGGCTCATTTTTAATAAGGCTGATTATGTTATAGCCATCTCTGAGGCTGTTAGAGAGTTTATTAAAAATTTTACTGATAGGGAAGTTCCAGTTATTTATAGGGGGCTTGAGATAGAAGAAATTGAGAAAATTAAGGAAGATGAAGAAATAAAAGAAAGATTTAAAGATAAAATAAAGCTTTGCTTTGTTGGCAGGCTTTACAAGTGGAAAGGAGTTGAAAATATTATTAAAGCTTATAAGTTATTTCCTAAAGAGCTTAGGGAAAAGGTAGTTTTAATAATAGTTGGCTATGGAGAAGATTTGGAAAGGTTAAAGAGGCTTTCTGGGGAATATTTAAATAATGGAATCTACTTTTTAGGAAAACAGCCTTTTGAGAGAGCCATAGCCATAATAAAATCTTGTGATATTTATATTCATTCCTCTTACCCTGGTGGAGGTTTATCAAGCTCTTTACTTCAAGCTATGGCTTGTGGAAAAGCTATAGTTGCAAGTCCTCATGAAGGGGCTAAGGAAGTTATTGTTAATGGAGTTAATGGAATTCTTTTAAAGGATAACACTCCAGAAAGCTTAAAAGAGGGAATAGTTTATTTAATTGAGAATAGAGATAAGTGGGATCTCTTTGGAGAGAATTGTAAGAAACTTATAAGGGAAAAGTTTAGTTGGGATAAAAATATTGAGAGATATAAAAATATTTTAGGTAGGTGAAGTTATTGAGTTATAAAGAGAGGGTTGTTAAAGGTATTACTTGGAATTTTTTACTTCTGATGTTATCCGCTCCTATTGGTTATCTAGTTAGGGTTCTTTATGCTAATGAGCTTCCTAAGTTGGATGTTGGTTTATTCTATGCTGTTTTGGATTTTTGTTGTATGGTAGCTATTTTTAAAGACTTAGGTTTAAGTGCAGCTTTAGTAAGATTTATTCCTAAGTTTTTACATGAGAAAAGAAAAGATTTGATTAAGTCAACTATAATAAGTGTAGGCCTCTTACAAACTTCCATATCTTTAATAATAACTTTAATAATTATTATTATAGCCCCAATTATTGCTGAGTATTATATAAACAATAGAGGTCAATTTACAGGACATTTAGACTTTGTTGTTAATGTTTTAATTATTTTAAGTATTGGTTATTGGTTTCAGAGTATTATGGATGTTATTTCAAGGAGTATATTAGGATTTCAAAATCAGAAATATTATGGAACTATAAGTTTTGTTAGAGTCTCTTTAATTTTATTATTTTCTTTAATTTTTATATTTTTATTTAATATTCACAATGCATTATCTCCCACTTATGCCTACACAATAACTCCAATAGTTTTAATAATTATATATGGACATATATTTATAAAAAAAATATTTCCTAACTTTTTTAGAGAGAAATTAATTTTTTCTAAAAGTTTAGTTAAGGATCTATTTTCTTATGGACTTCCTTTAATGTTTGGTAGTGCCAGTGGCTTAATTTTAGGCTACTTAGATGGAATTTGTCTAACTTACTTTACAGGCCTAAATGCTGTTGCTGATTATAGGAATGTAGCTATGCCTACAACCTTAGTTTTATCTTATTTAGCTTCGGCAATACATTCTGTTCTCTTTCCAATGAGTTCTGAACTTTGGGAAAAGGGGTATAAAAGGTATATAAAGTTAGCACTTGAAAAAATAAGCTTATACACTTTTATTATCATTTTACCAATGGGTATATTAACAGCATATTTTTCAGAAATAATAGTAAAATTATTTTTTAATCTTCAATATTTGTCTGCAGTTCCAGCTATGAGAATTTTAAGTTTTGGAATAATTTTTATGAGTTTAAATAGAGTAGGATTTACAATTCTAAATGGAATAGGGAAATCTTTTTTGTCTATTAAAATATTATATATTGGAGCTTTTTTCAATTTAATATTTAATATTTTATTAATCCCTAAGTTTGGAACAATTGGGGCTTCAATAGCAACAACTCTTAGCTATTTTTTAATGTGGTTTCTATTAGTTAAGTTTATATATAAATTCTTAGATGTAAATTATAAAAAATTAATAAAAAATTTTGTTGTTATAATTATAATAGGCACTTTAAGTTTAATTCTGCTAATTTTAATAATGAAATTTTTAAATAATGTTAATATACTACTAAAACTTATATTTGGAATAATTATTTATGTTATTATTTATTTAGCAGGGATTTTATTATTAAAAATTATTGATTTCGACGAAATTCTAGAAATTCTAAATAAATTGAGGAGATTTAAATGAAAATCTCAGTAATAGGGACAGGTTATGTTGGCTTAATTCAAGCTGTTGGTTTAGCAGAGTTAGGATTTGAGGTTGTTGGGGTAGATATAGATAGTAGTAAAGTTAAATTATTAAATAAAGGAGAATGTCCTCTATATGAAGAAGGTTTAGAGAGTCTCTTAAAAAAACATGTAAATAAAAATTTAACTTTCACAACTTCTTATGAGCCAATAAAAGATTCTGATGTTATCTTTGTATGTGTTGGGACCCCTCAAGATAAAGATGGAAATGCTGATCTTAGATATCTAATTTCAGCAATAAAAAAAATTAAAGAGACTATTGACAAAGATAAATATAAAGTTGTAGTTATAAAGTCAACTGTACCAGTGGGAACAAATAGGAAGGTTAAAGAACTTTTAAAAGGCTACAATGTTGATGTTGTCTCAAATCCAGAGTTTTTAAGGGAAGGCTTAGCTGTCAAGGACTTTTTTGAGCCTGATAGGATAGTTTTAGGGTTTGAAAATTTAGAGAATAAGAAACCAATTGAAATTATGGAGAAGGTTTATGAATATTTTAAGAGTAAAGGAGTTCCTCTTATTATTACAGATTGGGAAACCTCTGAGCTAATAAAGTATGCTTCAAATGCCTTCTTGGCTACAAAGATCTCATTTATAAATGAGCTGGCAAAGTTAGCTGACAAGGTTGGAGCTGACATAAAGGTTATAAGTAAAGCTATGGGCTTAGATCCAAGGATAGGAGACAAATTTTTAAATGCTGGGATTGGCTATGGAGGGAGTTGTTTTCCGAAAGATGTAAATGCTTTAATATATCAATTTATTGATAATAATGTTGAACCCCTGTTAATAAAAGCAACAAAAGAAGTTAATGAGAGGCAAATTATTTGGTTCTTCAACAAAATAAAAAGCTACTACAAAAACCTAAATGGAAAAACTTTTGCCATCTTAGGGTTGGCTTTTAAGCCAAACACTGATGATCTAAGGGAAAGTAGAGCCATAAAGTTAATAGACATGCTCTTAAAGGAAGGAGCCATTGTTAAAGGCTTTGACTATGTTGATAAGGCAAGAGAAAATACAAGAAATTTATATAAGTTAAAACTATGGAGAGATTATGGCTACAACATCTTTATCTTAGATGATCTATATGAGACTGTTAAAGATGTTGATGGAATAATAATAGCTACTGAATACAACTTTAATAAGGAAGATTGGGAAAAAATTTCTAAGTTAGTTAAAGAAAAAGTTATCTTTGATGGAAGGAATGTTTTAGAGCCTGAAAAGGTTAAGAAGTTAGGATTTAAATACTTTGGGGTAGGTAGAAGATGAAATATAAAACTATTTTAGTTACTGGAAGTGCTGGATTTATAGGCTTTCATCTAAGTAAATATTTATTGGAAAATTATGATGTTAATGTTATAGGAATAGACAATTTAAATAACTATTATAATCCTCTACTAAAAGAGAAGAGAAATGAGATCTTAAAAAGCTATGAGGATTACAGCTTTATAAAATTGGATTTCTCAGATTGGGATACATTATTTAAAAGTTTAAAAGATAAAGAAATTGACTTAATTGTTCATCTTGGGGCTCAGGCAGGAGTTAGATACTCTCTAAGAAATCCCTGGGCTTATATAAGGAGTAATGATATGGGAACTCTAAACATCTTTGAGCTTGCAAGAAGGTTAGATATTGAGAAAGTTGTTTATGCTTCTTCCTCTTCAGTATATGGAGGGAATAAAAAAGTTCCTTTTTCTGAGGAGGATAGGGTTGATAAGCCAATCTCTCTTTATGCTGCTACAAAGAGAGCTAATGAGTTGATGGCCTATACTTATCATCATCTATATGGAATTAAGATGATTGGGCTAAGATTTTTTACAGTCTATGGTGAGTATGGAAGGCCAGATATGGCATTTTGGAAGTTTGCTAAGAACATTTTATTAGAGAAGCCAATAGAAGTTTATAACTATGGAAAGATGGAGAGAGACTTTACTTACATCTCTGATGTGGTAGATGGAATAATAAAGAGTATTGAGAAAGATTTTGACTATGAAATTTTTAACTTGGGTAATGATAATCCTGTTAATTTAGAGTATGCCATCTCTTTAATGGAGAAATACTTAGGGAAGAAAGCTATTAAAGATTATAAACCTATACAGCCAGGAGATGTTGAAAGAACCTGGGCTGACTTAAGAAAGAGTAGAGAACTTTTAGGTTATGATCCTAAGGTTAAGATAGAGGAAGGTTTGAAAAGATTTTGTTGGTGGTTTTTGGAGAATAAAGATTGGACTTTAAAGATTTAGATTTAAAAATTTAAGATATAGAGCTTTTTAGTGGTGGTACCTCATGAGTAATAACATAAAAATTTGTGTTGTTGGCTTAGGATATGTTGGCTTACCTTTAGCATTAGTTAAAATTTATGGGACAAATTAGCTTTATTTAATGAGTTTTCTATGTTATTTGATAAGTTGAGATAGATAGATAGTAAATTTTGAGATTTTGTCTATCCTGGATTTGTTGGAGGACATTATATTTCATATTGATCCTTACTATTTAGCATTCTAAATCTATGGAAGGAGATTATTCCTAAAGCTAATTATAGTTGAGAGGAGAATTAATAAGGACATTACTTATATTTATAGCCAAATAAAATTATTAAATTGTTAATAAAAAATAATAAGTCAGTTAATAATGCAAAAAT contains the following coding sequences:
- a CDS encoding UDP-glucose dehydrogenase family protein, with protein sequence MKISVIGTGYVGLIQAVGLAELGFEVVGVDIDSSKVKLLNKGECPLYEEGLESLLKKHVNKNLTFTTSYEPIKDSDVIFVCVGTPQDKDGNADLRYLISAIKKIKETIDKDKYKVVVIKSTVPVGTNRKVKELLKGYNVDVVSNPEFLREGLAVKDFFEPDRIVLGFENLENKKPIEIMEKVYEYFKSKGVPLIITDWETSELIKYASNAFLATKISFINELAKLADKVGADIKVISKAMGLDPRIGDKFLNAGIGYGGSCFPKDVNALIYQFIDNNVEPLLIKATKEVNERQIIWFFNKIKSYYKNLNGKTFAILGLAFKPNTDDLRESRAIKLIDMLLKEGAIVKGFDYVDKARENTRNLYKLKLWRDYGYNIFILDDLYETVKDVDGIIIATEYNFNKEDWEKISKLVKEKVIFDGRNVLEPEKVKKLGFKYFGVGRR
- a CDS encoding redox-regulated ATPase YchF; protein product: MLLIGLVGKPNVGKSTFFNALTEKEVDIGNYPFTTIEPNKGIGFITSECPCKELNLKCNPRNSKCIDGIRYIPVEVVDVAGLVPGAYEGRGMGNKFLDDLRQADAFILVVDASGRTDKEGNIGEGDPVEDVKFLLEELDMWIYKILSKNWDKLLRRAQQEKNIVKLLKDQLSGLNISEEDIKMAIRDFDESLMKWKEEDLLELAKRLRKISKPFIIAANKADLPEAEENIKRLKREFKDYLVIPTSAEIELALKRAEKSGIIKRVFDREKEDFIILDESKLSPQMKRALDYIKEFLDKYGSTGVQKCLNEAYFNLLNSIVVYPVEDENKFSDKEGNVLPDAFLMRKGDTARDLAYKIHTDLGERFLYAIDARKKIRLGADYELKHNDIIKIVAVR
- a CDS encoding flippase, which produces MSYKERVVKGITWNFLLLMLSAPIGYLVRVLYANELPKLDVGLFYAVLDFCCMVAIFKDLGLSAALVRFIPKFLHEKRKDLIKSTIISVGLLQTSISLIITLIIIIIAPIIAEYYINNRGQFTGHLDFVVNVLIILSIGYWFQSIMDVISRSILGFQNQKYYGTISFVRVSLILLFSLIFIFLFNIHNALSPTYAYTITPIVLIIIYGHIFIKKIFPNFFREKLIFSKSLVKDLFSYGLPLMFGSASGLILGYLDGICLTYFTGLNAVADYRNVAMPTTLVLSYLASAIHSVLFPMSSELWEKGYKRYIKLALEKISLYTFIIILPMGILTAYFSEIIVKLFFNLQYLSAVPAMRILSFGIIFMSLNRVGFTILNGIGKSFLSIKILYIGAFFNLIFNILLIPKFGTIGASIATTLSYFLMWFLLVKFIYKFLDVNYKKLIKNFVVIIIIGTLSLILLILIMKFLNNVNILLKLIFGIIIYVIIYLAGILLLKIIDFDEILEILNKLRRFK
- a CDS encoding RraA family protein, with the translated sequence MSVPNFCDAGAKPIRGVKPIYCEKFVIGEAVTVKADDEDWGTVVKAIDYARGKIIVAEISGEERAVWGGLASLNAKIFGVKGVVIYGYVRDVEDIIRLKFPVFAKGILPNAGKPIGRGKINEPIKLDDIEIKPGDYIVMDKNGVAYIKREELENIKERVKKIKEKEKNIREKILRGKSLAEILNL
- the pfdA gene encoding prefoldin subunit alpha, coding for MDTIRAYVSQIEGLRAEITRLDSLVATLRQSLATLKSLKELGEGKVVLVPVGSIAQVEMKLEKMDKVVVSIGQNISAELEYEEALKYIENEIQKLLAFRLVLEQAIAELYAKIEELISKEKEEKEEEENEGGEEKKD
- a CDS encoding precorrin-2 dehydrogenase/sirohydrochlorin ferrochelatase family protein, with amino-acid sequence MFGCGNVGKRRAKKLLNAGAEVHIYSKDFDERLLNYGNVKFFKIDLSKVGEEELKNIIKNYDFIVTAVNEEINKKISEIAIKLNKFVNSSTEELNFIIPACVVKEDIIFSIYTGGKSPILAREIRKMVEKYIDKGEIEFIGAFRKFLKDKVKDSKKRREILEKLFTNERFQEELLRLIEKWEDDNNTEG
- a CDS encoding glycosyltransferase family 4 protein; this translates as MKRMKKIIIFPGYYIPHIGGLETHVDEFVKHLSKDENFEIYVFAPNIPEAEEFEIRYNKVKVYRYPAFEIIPNYPVPNIFNLKFWKMFLNLYKIDFDIVMTRTRFFSNTLLGFIFAKLRLKRKKLIHVEHGSAFVKVENKLVNKIAYLYDMVIGRLIFNKADYVIAISEAVREFIKNFTDREVPVIYRGLEIEEIEKIKEDEEIKERFKDKIKLCFVGRLYKWKGVENIIKAYKLFPKELREKVVLIIVGYGEDLERLKRLSGEYLNNGIYFLGKQPFERAIAIIKSCDIYIHSSYPGGGLSSSLLQAMACGKAIVASPHEGAKEVIVNGVNGILLKDNTPESLKEGIVYLIENRDKWDLFGENCKKLIREKFSWDKNIERYKNILGR
- a CDS encoding TIGR00267 family protein translates to MNIKKILKYVENGSAIRYIVRGLIDGSLSTLGVVIGASGSADPTIIISAGLGGGLANGLSNILGAFTAEKASLERDRINMEKKLLKKSGYLKNSIIYKRAIRETMICGVVDGVSTTLGSALPVIPFFFFDVHTALYMAIGITIIILFILGAFIGVISRANIVTSGIKMVIGALLVSILCFAIEKIL
- the hemA gene encoding glutamyl-tRNA reductase; amino-acid sequence: MTILKADHKKYRVDELEKLRVDEEEFYKNFDNSILLQTCNRVEMIFFNHDLEEIKRKVKNFDKFDILIDDEAIIHLFRLASGLESMIVGEFQILGQLKNSYLKAKNLGKIKSKEFEKIILKAIHVGQRVRLETDIGKGSVSIASAAVELVEKLTGLEGKNLLLIGAGEMGTLVAKALKEKKIKAIIVANRTYEKAESLAKELGGIAIKFDKLKEALKYADIVISATSAPHPILTKERVRDIGETIIIDIANPRDTTDDIRELSYIKLFTIDDLRIVAEENLKKREKEIPKVEEIIKEEFKVLKEKLEDLKVEEEIKEFCKVLEEIREREVKKAIDIFKNKNISFEEVLENFSKALCKRVICEVKRFYKN
- a CDS encoding DUF2115 domain-containing protein, with protein sequence MKATELLKKLKEEAKNFSIYDIAKVRAFLERDAKYLPKNYREKYVNKMLEHFLKSLKEVKEYKLKEDYEIDEKKLKALLDRIENSGYDETFIRLSKIVCPFLVFIAKKPIHPLDLEFPGGLKIIKKGDKYYCPVKEKQKNQFSLCPFCICQPL
- a CDS encoding flavodoxin domain-containing protein translates to MVSLERKKEICWEVNRYKALGITKSCLNNSYIIKDKEKIIFDPIAVKDEKADYIVITNFLELEHIKLSKENKYIVTKFGKEVIENFGEYDYLVIGYGDEFNIGETNLKFYCTDFYITSYWLEKDILLSGELFSQYEVIGSSDTKEDFRKLMEELKEHYANILLPHREDILKLLEDFKNLEIKKILPSHGVCWEKYIENVFFEYKFWSLGNYRERAVIVFISLYQATELIAKALKEGLEEEVEVRVHRLNFSKVTEVMRDLLDAKYLLVGSPTINNDIHPKVKFFLDYMKKLNPSSNKIAVPFGSYGFESAHYRLIDLLSELEFKVVYDDILFTKFIPDKSRLEKIKEFAKKLLTLDP